The following proteins come from a genomic window of Parambassis ranga chromosome 4, fParRan2.1, whole genome shotgun sequence:
- the LOC114434485 gene encoding ras-related protein Rab-11B: MGNRDDEYDFLFKVVLIGDSGVGKSNLLSRFTRNEFNLESKSTIGVEFATRSIQVDGKTIKAQIWDTAGQERYRAITSAYYRGAVGALLVYDIAKHLTYENVERWLKELRDHADNNIVIMLVGNKSDLRHLRAVPTDEARAFAEKNTLSFIETSALDSTNVEEAFKNILTEIYRIVSQKQIADRSAHDESPGNNVVDISVPPTTDGQKGNKLQCCQSL; encoded by the exons ATGGGGAACAGAGACGACGAGTATGATTTCTTGTTCAAAG TTGTACTTATCGGAGACTCTGGAGTGGGGAAGAGTAACCTCTTGTCCCGATTTACAAGAAATGAGTTCAACCTGGAGAGCAAGAGCACCATTGGGGTGGAGTTTGCCACCCGCAGCATCCAGGTGGATGGCAAGACGATAAAGGCTCAAATCTGGGACACAGCTGGACAGGAGCGCTACAGAGCAATCACCTCAGC GTATTATCGTGGTGCGGTTGGCGCTCTTTTAGTTTACGACATTGCCAAGCACCTGACATACGAGAACGTGGAGCGCTGGTTGAAGGAGCTGAGGGACCACGCTGACAACAACATTGTCATCATGCTGGTGGGAAACAAGAGCGACCTCCGCCACCTGAGGGCCGTGCCCACTGATGAGGCTCGAGCATTTGCAG AAAAGAACACTCTGTCATTTATTGAGACATCAGCGCTGGACTCCACAAATGTAGAAGAAGCATTCAAGAACATTTTAACAG AAATCTACCGCATTGTATCACAGAAGCAGATAGCCGACAGATCTGCACATGATGAATCTCCAGGCAACAATGTAGTAGATATAAGCGTCCCACCAACCACTGACGGGCAGAAGGGCAACAAACTCCAGTGCTGCCAGAGCCTGTGA
- the marchf2 gene encoding E3 ubiquitin-protein ligase MARCHF2 isoform X1 — MTTSGCCHLPGSLCDCATTTGLWKSVEDVGDGSQAHYVTQVTAIDGRLLSSVLKPMSAQSDGPICRICHEGGNSEGLLSPCDCTGTLGTVHKSCLEKWLSSSNTSYCELCHTDFSIERRPRPLTEVTKWLRDPGPRNEKRTLFCDMVCFLFITPLAAISGWLCLRGAQDHLQLGSWLQAVGLIALTIALFTIYVLWTLVSFRYHCQLYSEWRRTNQKVRLLIPEGKESNSSQHSLLSTKLMKKSANESIV, encoded by the exons atgacaacaagtGGGTGTTGCCACCTGCCTGgctctctgtgtgactgtgcCACCACCACAGGTCTGTGGAAGAGTGTAGAGGACGTTGGTGATGGGTCCCAGGCTCATTACGTCACCCAGGTCACAGCTATAGATGGACGGTTGCTGTCCTCTGTGCTCAAACCCATGAGTGCACAAAG TGATGGTCCCATCTGCCGCATTTGCCATGAAGGAGGAAACAGCGAGGGTCTCCTGTCCCCATGTGACTGCACAGGCACTTTGGGCACAGTGCACAAGAGCTGCTTGGAGAAGTGGCTGTCGTCTTCCAACACCAGCTACTGTGAGCTCTGCCACACAGATTTCAGCATCGAGCGCCGGCCGAGGCCTCTCACAGAGGTAACAAAG TGGCTGCGGGACCCCGGCCCTCGCAACGAAAAGAGGACACTGTTCTGTGATATGGtgtgcttcctgtttatcaCGCCTCTAGCAGCCATTTCAGGCTGGCTATGCTTGAGGGGTGCTCAGGACCATCTCCAGCTCGGGAGCTGGCTACAAGCTGTGGGGCTAATAGCCCTCACCATCGCTCTCTTCACCATCTACGTCCTCTGGACCTTG GTGTCATTTCGCTACCACTGTCAGCTGTACTCTGAATGGAGAAGAACAAACCAGAAAGTACGTCTGCTCATTCCTGAAGGAAAGGAGTCTAACTCTTCCCAGCATTCCTTGCTTTCCACCAAACTGATGAAAAAGTCAGCCAATGAGAGTATAGTATGA
- the marchf2 gene encoding E3 ubiquitin-protein ligase MARCHF2 isoform X2, translating into MTTSGCCHLPGSLCDCATTTGLWKSVEDVGDGSQAHYVTQVTAIDGRLLSSVLKPMSAQSDGPICRICHEGGNSEGLLSPCDCTGTLGTVHKSCLEKWLSSSNTSYCELCHTDFSIERRPRPLTEWLRDPGPRNEKRTLFCDMVCFLFITPLAAISGWLCLRGAQDHLQLGSWLQAVGLIALTIALFTIYVLWTLVSFRYHCQLYSEWRRTNQKVRLLIPEGKESNSSQHSLLSTKLMKKSANESIV; encoded by the exons atgacaacaagtGGGTGTTGCCACCTGCCTGgctctctgtgtgactgtgcCACCACCACAGGTCTGTGGAAGAGTGTAGAGGACGTTGGTGATGGGTCCCAGGCTCATTACGTCACCCAGGTCACAGCTATAGATGGACGGTTGCTGTCCTCTGTGCTCAAACCCATGAGTGCACAAAG TGATGGTCCCATCTGCCGCATTTGCCATGAAGGAGGAAACAGCGAGGGTCTCCTGTCCCCATGTGACTGCACAGGCACTTTGGGCACAGTGCACAAGAGCTGCTTGGAGAAGTGGCTGTCGTCTTCCAACACCAGCTACTGTGAGCTCTGCCACACAGATTTCAGCATCGAGCGCCGGCCGAGGCCTCTCACAGAG TGGCTGCGGGACCCCGGCCCTCGCAACGAAAAGAGGACACTGTTCTGTGATATGGtgtgcttcctgtttatcaCGCCTCTAGCAGCCATTTCAGGCTGGCTATGCTTGAGGGGTGCTCAGGACCATCTCCAGCTCGGGAGCTGGCTACAAGCTGTGGGGCTAATAGCCCTCACCATCGCTCTCTTCACCATCTACGTCCTCTGGACCTTG GTGTCATTTCGCTACCACTGTCAGCTGTACTCTGAATGGAGAAGAACAAACCAGAAAGTACGTCTGCTCATTCCTGAAGGAAAGGAGTCTAACTCTTCCCAGCATTCCTTGCTTTCCACCAAACTGATGAAAAAGTCAGCCAATGAGAGTATAGTATGA
- the LOC114434486 gene encoding ras-related protein Rab-11B-like, producing the protein MGTRDDEYDYLFKVVLIGDSGVGKSNLLSRFTRNEFNLESKSTIGVEFATRSIQVDGKTIKAQIWDTAGQERYRAITSAYYRGAVGALLVYDIAKHLTYENVERWLKELRDHADNNIVIMLVGNKSDLRHLRAVPTDEARAFAEKNTLSFIETSALDSTNVEEAFKNILTEIYRIVSQKQISDRSGHDDSPGNNVVDISVPPTMDGQRGSKLPCCQSL; encoded by the exons ATGGGAACTCGAGATGATGAATACGACTACTTGTTTAAAG TTGTGCTAATCGGAGACTCTGGAGTGGGGAAGAGTAACCTCTTGTCCCGATTTACAAGAAATGAGTTCAACCTGGAGAGCAAGAGCACCATTGGGGTGGAGTTTGCCACGCGCAGCATCCAGGTGGATGGCAAGACGATAAAGGCTCAAATCTGGGACACAGCTGGACAGGAGCGCTACAGAGCAATCACCTCAGC GTATTACCGTGGTGCGGTTGGCGCTCTTTTAGTATACGACATTGCCAAGCACCTGACATATGAGAATGTGGAGCGCTGGTTGAAGGAGCTGAGGGACCACGCTGACAACAACATCGTCATCATGCTGGTGGGAAACAAGAGCGACCTCCGCCACCTGAGGGCCGTGCCCACTGATGAGGCTCGAGCATTTGCAG AAAAGAACACTCTTTCGTTTATTGAAACTTCAGCCTTGGATTCCACCAATGTAGAAGAGGCATTCAAGAACATTTTAACAG AAATCTACCGCATTGTCTCTCAGAAGCAAATCTCGGACAGATCTGGACACGATGATTCTCCAGGAAACAATGTTGTGGACATAAGTGTCCCACCAACTATGGACGGGCAAAGGGGCAGCAAACTTCCTTGCTGCCAAAGCCTGTGA